In Leeia aquatica, a single window of DNA contains:
- the lpdA gene encoding dihydrolipoyl dehydrogenase gives MANNFDIVVIGGGPGGYIAAIRAAQLGFNVACIDAWKNKAGKPSLGGTCLNVGCIPSKALLQSSENYAQLQHDFADHGITVDGAKMDVPKMIARKDKIVDKLTAGVSFLFKKNKVTSLLGTGRLLKHEGELWQVEVKDGDKVEVVSATRVIIATGSSPRQIPGITVDNVNILDNEGALSLASTPARLGVIGAGVIGLEMGSVWRRLGSEVTILEAMPTFLGAADEALAKEAAKLFAKQGIQIATGVKLGKVSNGKKGVSVEYTDAKGEAQKAEFDKLIVAVGRVPNTVGLGAEEVGLKLNERGQVEIDDHWTTNLPNVYAIGDVVRGPMLAHKAMDEGVALAETLAGQKGHINFDTIPWVIYTNPEIAWVGKTEQQLKAEGVEYKAGRSTFGANGRALGLGHADGFVKVLADAKTDRVLGVHIIGPFASEMVAEAVMAMEFSAASEDIARIVHAHPSLSEVFHEAALAVDKRALHG, from the coding sequence ATGGCAAACAACTTCGATATCGTCGTGATCGGCGGCGGCCCCGGCGGCTACATTGCCGCCATCCGGGCTGCCCAGCTCGGCTTCAACGTCGCCTGCATCGACGCCTGGAAAAACAAGGCAGGCAAGCCCAGCCTGGGCGGTACTTGCCTGAACGTGGGCTGCATCCCCTCCAAGGCGCTGCTGCAATCCTCGGAAAACTACGCCCAGCTGCAACACGACTTTGCCGATCACGGCATTACCGTGGACGGTGCCAAGATGGACGTGCCGAAGATGATCGCCCGCAAGGACAAGATCGTCGACAAGCTCACGGCAGGGGTGTCCTTCCTGTTCAAGAAGAACAAGGTCACCAGCCTGCTGGGTACCGGCCGCCTGCTCAAGCACGAGGGCGAGTTGTGGCAAGTCGAGGTGAAGGACGGTGACAAGGTGGAGGTGGTGAGTGCCACCCGCGTGATTATCGCCACCGGCTCCAGCCCGCGTCAGATTCCGGGGATTACCGTTGATAACGTCAACATCCTCGACAACGAAGGTGCGCTGAGCCTGGCCAGCACCCCGGCGCGTCTGGGTGTGATCGGCGCCGGTGTGATCGGCCTGGAAATGGGCAGCGTCTGGCGTCGCCTCGGCTCGGAAGTCACCATCCTGGAAGCGATGCCGACCTTCCTCGGCGCCGCCGATGAAGCCCTGGCCAAGGAAGCCGCCAAGCTGTTTGCCAAGCAGGGCATCCAGATCGCTACCGGCGTGAAGCTGGGCAAGGTGAGTAATGGCAAGAAGGGCGTCAGCGTGGAATACACCGACGCCAAGGGCGAAGCGCAGAAGGCAGAATTCGACAAGCTGATCGTGGCCGTGGGCCGCGTGCCGAATACCGTGGGCCTGGGCGCAGAAGAGGTGGGCCTCAAGCTGAACGAGCGCGGCCAGGTGGAGATCGACGACCACTGGACTACCAACCTGCCGAATGTGTACGCCATTGGCGACGTGGTGCGCGGCCCGATGCTGGCCCACAAGGCGATGGACGAAGGCGTGGCGCTGGCCGAAACGCTGGCTGGCCAGAAGGGCCATATCAACTTCGACACCATCCCGTGGGTGATCTACACCAACCCGGAAATTGCCTGGGTCGGCAAGACCGAGCAACAACTGAAAGCCGAAGGCGTCGAGTACAAGGCCGGTCGTTCCACTTTTGGTGCCAATGGCCGCGCGCTGGGCCTCGGCCACGCCGATGGTTTCGTCAAGGTGCTGGCCGATGCCAAGACCGACCGCGTGCTGGGTGTCCACATCATCGGCCCGTTTGCCTCTGAAATGGTGGCCGAAGCGGTGATGGCGATGGAATTCAGCGCCGCCTCGGAAGACATTGCCCGTATCGTCCATGCCCACCCGTCGCTGTCCGAAGTATTCCACGAAGCCGCACTGGCTGTGGACAAGCGGGCACTGCACGGCTGA
- a CDS encoding 2-oxoglutarate dehydrogenase E1 component: MDTMSNEMQHHWDSSHLFGSNAPFVEELYEQYLADPDSVDDHWRGLFDGWQRHQPGERDVAHAPVQQSFVELVKRPRVASGSADPAASEKQLQVLRLISAYRILGSRHAKLDPLQRFDRERIKELELSHHGLSDADLNLTFHGGSLMGHTQAKLSDILGKLRQTYTGSVGLEYMHITDSARKKWVQEWFESRASTPRFGAEQRRRILKQITAAETLEKYLHTKYVGQKRFSLEGGESLIASLDELIQGAGSRGVQEMVIGMAHRGRLNVLVNTLGKAPKDLFSEFEGRPTTELPSGDVKYHMGFSADIPTPGGPIHLSLAFNPSHLEIVNPVVEGSVRARQQRRGDRTGAQVLPVLLHGDSAFIGLGTNQGTFNLSQTRGYGTGGTVHIVINNQVGFTTSDTRDTRSTLYCTDIAKMIEAPVFHVNADDPEAVVLVTQAALEYRAAFGKDVVIDLVCFRRHGHNESDDPYLTQPMMYKKISKHPGTRKLFADKLAAEGVIAADEGDALIAAYRAALDKGEHVEQTSLTGFQRAFAIDFSQYFGTHWAHPTDTTVPAADLKRLTEKLTRMPEGFKLHRTVEKLLNDRKAMVNGELPVDWGMAETLAYASLLESGYGVRLSGEDSGRGTFSHRHAVVHDQNREKWDTGSYVPLRNLSENQKHFLVIDSILNEEAVLAFEYGYACSAPDELVIWEAQFGDFANGAQVVIDQFITSGETKWGRLCGLTMILPHGYDGQGPEHSSARVERYLQLCAEHNIQVIMPSEAGQMFHLLRRQMLRPYRKPLVIMLSKRLLRYKDAMTPIEQLSKGEFHTVIGDQGGLDAKKVKRVVVCSGQVYYDLVNARKERNVKDIAIVRVEQLYPFPTEALRAELAQYSAAKELVWVQEEPRNQGAWHQIRHRLEACMSPRQTLSYAGRDSSASPAVGYMSKHTAQLKAFLDAAMTLGK, encoded by the coding sequence ATGGATACGATGTCAAACGAGATGCAACACCACTGGGACAGTTCCCACCTGTTCGGCAGCAATGCGCCGTTCGTGGAAGAGCTGTACGAGCAATACCTGGCAGACCCGGACAGTGTCGATGACCACTGGCGCGGCCTGTTCGATGGCTGGCAACGCCACCAGCCGGGCGAGCGTGATGTGGCGCATGCCCCGGTGCAACAGTCCTTCGTCGAGCTGGTCAAACGCCCGCGTGTCGCCAGCGGCAGTGCCGATCCGGCTGCCTCGGAAAAGCAACTGCAGGTGCTGCGCCTGATCTCAGCCTATCGTATCCTCGGCAGCCGCCATGCCAAGCTGGACCCGCTGCAGCGCTTTGACCGCGAGCGGATCAAGGAGCTGGAGCTGTCGCACCACGGCCTGTCCGACGCAGACCTGAACCTGACCTTCCACGGCGGCTCGCTGATGGGGCACACCCAGGCCAAGCTGTCCGACATTCTCGGCAAGCTGCGCCAGACCTATACCGGCAGCGTCGGCCTCGAATACATGCACATCACCGACAGCGCCCGCAAAAAATGGGTGCAGGAGTGGTTCGAGTCGCGCGCTTCCACCCCGCGTTTCGGCGCTGAGCAGCGCCGCCGCATCCTCAAGCAGATTACCGCTGCCGAAACGCTGGAAAAGTACCTGCATACCAAGTACGTAGGCCAAAAGCGCTTCTCGCTGGAAGGCGGCGAATCGCTGATTGCCTCACTGGATGAACTGATCCAGGGCGCAGGCAGCCGTGGCGTGCAGGAAATGGTGATCGGCATGGCCCACCGTGGCCGCCTGAACGTGCTGGTCAATACCCTCGGCAAAGCGCCGAAGGACCTGTTCTCCGAATTTGAAGGTCGCCCGACCACCGAGCTGCCGTCAGGTGACGTGAAGTACCACATGGGCTTCTCGGCCGACATTCCGACCCCGGGCGGCCCGATCCACCTGTCGCTGGCGTTCAACCCCTCGCACCTGGAAATCGTCAACCCGGTGGTGGAAGGCTCGGTGCGGGCCCGCCAGCAACGCCGTGGCGACCGGACCGGCGCACAGGTGTTACCGGTGCTGCTGCATGGTGACTCCGCCTTCATCGGCCTTGGCACCAACCAGGGTACCTTCAACCTGTCGCAAACCCGGGGCTATGGCACCGGTGGCACGGTACACATCGTCATCAACAACCAGGTGGGCTTTACCACCTCGGACACCCGCGATACCCGCTCCACGCTGTATTGCACCGACATCGCCAAGATGATCGAAGCCCCGGTGTTCCACGTGAATGCTGACGATCCAGAAGCGGTGGTGCTGGTCACCCAGGCTGCGCTGGAATACCGCGCCGCCTTCGGCAAGGACGTGGTGATTGATCTGGTGTGCTTCCGCCGCCACGGTCACAACGAGTCGGACGACCCGTATCTGACCCAGCCGATGATGTACAAGAAGATCTCCAAGCACCCCGGCACCCGCAAGCTGTTTGCCGACAAGCTGGCGGCCGAGGGGGTGATTGCAGCAGACGAGGGCGACGCGCTGATCGCCGCCTACCGCGCTGCGCTGGACAAGGGCGAGCATGTCGAGCAGACCTCGCTCACCGGTTTCCAGCGCGCGTTTGCCATCGACTTCTCGCAATACTTCGGTACCCACTGGGCGCACCCGACCGACACCACGGTGCCCGCGGCAGACCTCAAGCGCCTGACCGAGAAGCTGACCCGCATGCCGGAAGGCTTCAAGCTGCACCGTACCGTCGAGAAGCTGCTGAACGACCGCAAGGCAATGGTCAACGGCGAGCTGCCGGTGGACTGGGGCATGGCTGAAACGCTGGCCTATGCCTCGCTGCTGGAATCCGGCTATGGCGTGCGCCTGTCCGGTGAAGACTCGGGTCGTGGCACCTTCAGCCACCGCCATGCCGTGGTGCATGACCAGAACCGCGAGAAGTGGGATACCGGCAGCTATGTGCCGCTGCGTAATCTCTCCGAGAACCAGAAACACTTCCTGGTGATCGACTCCATCCTCAACGAAGAAGCGGTACTGGCCTTTGAATATGGCTATGCCTGCTCGGCACCGGATGAGCTGGTGATCTGGGAAGCGCAGTTCGGCGATTTTGCCAACGGCGCGCAAGTGGTGATCGACCAGTTCATTACCTCCGGCGAAACCAAGTGGGGCCGTCTGTGCGGCCTGACCATGATCCTGCCGCACGGCTACGATGGTCAGGGCCCGGAGCACTCCTCCGCCCGTGTCGAGCGTTACCTGCAGCTGTGCGCCGAGCACAATATCCAGGTCATCATGCCGTCCGAAGCCGGGCAGATGTTCCACCTGTTGCGTCGCCAGATGCTGCGTCCGTACCGCAAGCCGCTGGTGATCATGCTGTCCAAGCGCCTGCTGCGCTACAAGGACGCCATGACCCCGATCGAACAGCTGAGCAAGGGTGAATTCCACACCGTGATCGGCGACCAGGGCGGTCTGGATGCCAAGAAGGTGAAGCGCGTGGTGGTGTGCTCCGGGCAGGTGTATTACGACCTGGTCAACGCCCGCAAGGAGCGCAACGTCAAGGACATCGCCATCGTGCGTGTCGAGCAGCTCTACCCGTTCCCGACCGAAGCGCTGCGTGCCGAGCTGGCGCAGTACAGCGCCGCCAAGGAGCTGGTGTGGGTGCAGGAAGAACCGCGCAACCAGGGCGCCTGGCACCAGATTCGTCACCGGCTGGAAGCCTGCATGTCGCCGCGTCAGACCTTGTCTTACGCCGGCCGCGACTCCTCCGCTTCGCCTGCCGTGGGCTATATGAGCAAGCATACTGCACAGCTGAAGGCCTTCCTCGACGCGGCCATGACGCTGGGTAAATAA
- the sucD gene encoding succinate--CoA ligase subunit alpha — protein sequence MSVLVNKDTKILVQGFTGKNGTFHAEQALKVGTKVVGGVTPGKGGSQHLGLPVFNTMKEAVRETQADASVIYVPAAFAMDSIVEAVDSGVKLVVCITEGVPTLDMLKVKRYVESSGARLIGPNCPGIITPGECKIGIMPWHIHKPGRIGIVSRSGTLTYEAVAQTTAAGLGQSTCIGIGGDPIPGTSHIDALRLFQDDPDTDAIIMIGEIGGSAEEEAAEYAKAHVTKPIVGYIAGVTAPKGKRMGHAGAIISGGKGTAEEKFAAFEKAGIAYTRSPAELGSTMVEVLKAKGMLK from the coding sequence ATGAGCGTTTTGGTCAATAAAGACACCAAGATTCTGGTGCAAGGCTTCACCGGCAAGAACGGTACCTTCCACGCCGAGCAGGCGCTGAAGGTCGGCACCAAGGTGGTTGGCGGCGTGACGCCGGGCAAGGGCGGCAGCCAGCATCTGGGCCTGCCGGTGTTCAACACCATGAAGGAAGCCGTGCGTGAAACCCAGGCCGATGCCTCGGTGATCTACGTGCCGGCCGCGTTTGCCATGGATTCCATCGTGGAAGCCGTGGATTCCGGCGTGAAGCTGGTGGTGTGCATTACCGAAGGCGTGCCGACCCTGGACATGCTGAAAGTGAAGCGCTATGTGGAAAGCTCCGGTGCACGTCTGATCGGGCCGAACTGCCCCGGCATCATCACCCCGGGCGAGTGCAAGATCGGCATCATGCCGTGGCACATCCACAAGCCGGGCCGCATCGGCATCGTCTCCCGTTCCGGTACCCTGACCTATGAAGCCGTGGCACAAACCACCGCTGCCGGTCTGGGCCAATCCACCTGCATCGGCATCGGCGGCGACCCGATCCCGGGCACCAGCCACATCGACGCGCTGCGCCTGTTCCAGGATGATCCGGATACCGACGCCATCATCATGATCGGTGAAATCGGTGGCTCGGCGGAAGAAGAAGCCGCCGAGTACGCCAAGGCACACGTCACCAAGCCGATCGTGGGCTATATCGCCGGTGTGACCGCGCCGAAGGGCAAGCGCATGGGCCACGCCGGTGCCATCATCTCCGGTGGCAAGGGTACCGCAGAAGAGAAGTTTGCTGCCTTCGAGAAGGCGGGCATCGCTTACACCCGCAGCCCGGCCGAACTGGGCAGCACCATGGTGGAAGTGTTGAAGGCCAAGGGCATGCTGAAGTAA
- the gltA gene encoding citrate synthase, whose product MENGSVKLNYGDGQSIDLPVLKGTLGPDVVDIRTLGKTGMFTYDPGFLATASCESKITFIDGDQGLLYYRGYPIEQLAEKSDYLEVCYLLLNGELPTAAQKQEFDHLVMRHNMLHDQIMSFFKGFRRDAHPMAVMVGVVGALSAFYHDSLDINDERHREISAFRLIAKLPTIAAQAYRYNKGLPFSYPKAGLTYAENFLHMMFSTPVAEYKVNPVAARAMDRIFTLHADHEQNASTSTVRLSGSSGANPFACIAAGIACLWGPAHGGANEAVLKMLNEIGDEARIPEFIARAKDKNDGFKLMGFGHRVYKNMDPRAKIMRETCYEVLNELGLHDHKLFKLAMALEKLALEDEYFISKKLYPNVDYYSGIVLAALGIPVSMFTPIFALSRTVGWISHWAEMIADPGLKIGRPRQLYTGAARRDYVSLDQR is encoded by the coding sequence ATGGAAAACGGCAGTGTGAAACTGAATTACGGCGACGGTCAGAGCATCGACCTGCCGGTCCTCAAAGGCACCTTGGGTCCGGACGTGGTGGATATCCGCACGCTGGGCAAGACCGGCATGTTTACCTACGATCCCGGCTTCCTGGCCACCGCCAGCTGCGAGTCCAAGATCACCTTCATCGACGGTGACCAGGGCCTGCTGTACTACCGTGGCTACCCGATCGAGCAACTGGCCGAGAAGAGCGACTACCTCGAAGTCTGCTACCTGCTGCTGAACGGCGAACTGCCGACCGCAGCGCAGAAGCAGGAGTTCGACCATCTGGTGATGCGCCACAACATGCTGCACGACCAGATCATGTCCTTCTTCAAGGGCTTCCGTCGTGATGCGCACCCGATGGCCGTGATGGTGGGTGTGGTGGGCGCACTGTCCGCCTTCTACCACGATTCGCTGGACATCAATGACGAGCGCCACCGCGAGATTTCGGCCTTCCGCCTGATCGCCAAGCTGCCGACCATTGCCGCGCAAGCCTACCGCTACAACAAGGGCCTGCCGTTCTCCTATCCGAAGGCCGGCCTGACCTACGCCGAGAACTTCCTGCACATGATGTTCTCCACCCCGGTGGCCGAATATAAGGTGAACCCGGTGGCCGCCCGTGCCATGGACCGCATTTTCACGCTGCATGCCGACCATGAGCAGAACGCTTCCACCTCCACTGTGCGCCTGTCCGGCTCCTCCGGTGCCAACCCGTTTGCTTGCATTGCTGCCGGTATCGCCTGCCTGTGGGGCCCGGCACACGGTGGTGCCAACGAGGCCGTGCTGAAGATGCTGAACGAAATCGGCGACGAAGCCCGCATTCCGGAATTCATCGCCCGCGCCAAGGACAAGAACGACGGCTTCAAGCTGATGGGCTTTGGCCACCGCGTGTACAAGAATATGGACCCGCGCGCCAAGATCATGCGCGAAACCTGCTACGAAGTGCTGAACGAACTCGGCCTGCACGACCACAAGTTGTTCAAGCTGGCCATGGCGCTGGAAAAACTGGCGCTGGAAGACGAGTACTTCATCAGCAAAAAGCTGTACCCGAACGTCGATTACTACTCCGGCATCGTGCTGGCGGCACTGGGTATCCCGGTGTCCATGTTCACCCCGATCTTTGCGCTGTCGCGCACCGTCGGCTGGATCTCGCACTGGGCCGAAATGATTGCCGATCCGGGCCTGAAGATTGGTCGCCCGCGCCAGCTGTACACCGGCGCAGCGCGACGTGACTACGTGTCGCTGGACCAGCGTTGA
- the odhB gene encoding 2-oxoglutarate dehydrogenase complex dihydrolipoyllysine-residue succinyltransferase: MIIDVKVPQLPESVSEATLLAWHKKEGEFVARDENLIDVETDKVVLELPAPQAGKLVKIIKGDGSVCGSQEVIAQIDTAAVQGEAAPAAAAAPAAAPAAASTAAAMPSAKKLAAETGVNLDNVQGSGRGGRVLKEDVQAAAAKPAAAAAPAAPAVIADLSGRPEQRVPMSRLRQRVAERLVQSQSTAAILTTFNELNMKPVMDLRNKYKDKFEKDHGVKLGFMSFFVKAAVHALKKFPIVNASVDGTDIVYHGYFDIGVAVSSPRGLVVPVLRDCDQLSLADIEKKIADFGKRAQEGKLGVEELQGGTFTVSNGGTFGSMMSTPIINPPQSAILGMHATKERAVVENGQVVVRPMMYLALSYDHRIIDGREAVLSLVAMKDVLEDPARLLLDL, encoded by the coding sequence ATGATCATCGATGTAAAAGTGCCGCAACTGCCGGAGTCCGTGTCTGAAGCCACCCTGCTGGCCTGGCACAAGAAAGAAGGCGAGTTTGTCGCCCGTGACGAAAACCTGATCGACGTGGAAACCGACAAGGTGGTGCTGGAACTGCCTGCACCGCAGGCCGGCAAGCTGGTCAAGATCATCAAGGGTGATGGCTCGGTGTGTGGCAGCCAGGAAGTGATTGCCCAGATCGACACCGCTGCCGTGCAAGGAGAAGCCGCCCCGGCCGCCGCTGCTGCACCAGCAGCTGCGCCAGCCGCCGCCAGCACCGCTGCCGCCATGCCGTCCGCCAAGAAGCTGGCCGCAGAAACCGGCGTGAACCTGGATAACGTACAAGGCTCCGGTCGCGGTGGCCGTGTGCTGAAGGAAGACGTGCAGGCCGCTGCCGCCAAGCCCGCTGCAGCGGCTGCGCCTGCAGCCCCGGCTGTGATTGCCGACCTGTCCGGCCGTCCGGAACAGCGTGTGCCGATGTCCCGCCTGCGTCAGCGCGTGGCCGAGCGTCTGGTGCAGTCGCAATCCACCGCCGCCATCCTCACCACCTTCAATGAGCTGAACATGAAGCCGGTGATGGACCTGCGCAACAAGTACAAGGACAAGTTCGAGAAGGACCACGGCGTGAAGCTGGGCTTCATGTCCTTCTTCGTCAAGGCAGCGGTGCATGCGCTGAAGAAGTTCCCGATCGTCAACGCCTCGGTGGACGGTACCGACATCGTCTACCACGGCTACTTCGACATTGGCGTGGCGGTGAGCAGCCCGCGCGGTCTGGTGGTGCCGGTGCTGCGTGATTGCGACCAGCTGAGCCTGGCCGACATCGAGAAGAAGATTGCCGACTTCGGCAAGCGCGCCCAGGAAGGCAAGCTGGGTGTGGAAGAGCTGCAAGGCGGCACCTTCACCGTGTCCAACGGCGGCACCTTCGGCTCGATGATGTCCACCCCGATCATCAACCCGCCGCAATCCGCCATCCTCGGCATGCACGCCACCAAGGAGCGTGCGGTGGTGGAAAATGGCCAGGTGGTAGTGCGCCCGATGATGTACCTCGCGCTGTCATACGACCACCGTATCATTGATGGCCGCGAAGCCGTGCTGTCGCTGGTGGCGATGAAGGATGTGCTGGAAGACCCGGCCCGCCTGCTGCTGGACCTGTAA
- a CDS encoding FAD assembly factor SdhE: MSDFDRIRWRSRRGLLELDLILDRFLAQQWHTLPAEQQMAYQEILLLPDNDLLDMVNRRADTDVEHWLPVIERLRNA, encoded by the coding sequence ATGAGCGATTTTGACCGTATACGCTGGCGTTCACGCCGCGGGCTGCTGGAACTGGACCTGATCCTGGACCGCTTCCTCGCCCAGCAGTGGCATACCCTGCCCGCCGAGCAGCAGATGGCCTATCAGGAGATCCTGCTGCTGCCCGACAATGATTTGCTGGACATGGTCAATCGCCGGGCCGACACCGATGTGGAACATTGGCTGCCGGTCATCGAACGGTTGCGCAACGCCTGA
- a CDS encoding succinate dehydrogenase iron-sulfur subunit, whose product MTTRTIQFRIYRYDPDKDQQPYMQDMTVELDEIEKKLLDAIVKLKIQDDTLSFRRSCREGVCGSDAMNINGRNGLACITDVDTLKQPIELRPLPGLPVIRDLIVDMTQFFKQYNSIKPYLINNDPVPEKERLQSPEERDKLNGLYECILCACCSTSCPSFWWNPDKFVGPAGLLAAYRFLADSRDQAGNERLDNLEDPYRLFRCHTIMNCVDVCPKELNPTFAIGKIKEMMVKRAV is encoded by the coding sequence ATGACTACCCGCACCATTCAATTTCGCATTTACCGCTACGATCCGGACAAGGATCAGCAACCCTACATGCAGGACATGACGGTTGAGCTGGACGAGATCGAGAAGAAACTGCTCGACGCCATCGTCAAGCTGAAGATTCAGGACGATACCCTGAGCTTCCGCCGTTCCTGCCGTGAAGGCGTGTGTGGCTCCGACGCGATGAACATCAACGGTCGCAACGGGCTGGCCTGTATTACCGATGTGGACACGCTGAAGCAACCGATCGAGCTGCGCCCGCTGCCGGGGCTGCCGGTGATCCGCGACCTGATCGTGGACATGACCCAGTTCTTCAAGCAGTACAACTCGATCAAGCCTTACCTGATCAACAACGATCCGGTGCCGGAGAAAGAGCGTCTGCAATCGCCGGAAGAGCGCGACAAGCTGAACGGCCTGTACGAATGCATTCTGTGCGCCTGCTGCTCCACCTCCTGCCCGTCGTTCTGGTGGAACCCGGACAAGTTTGTCGGCCCGGCGGGCCTGCTGGCCGCTTACCGCTTCCTGGCCGACAGCCGCGATCAGGCTGGTAACGAGCGTCTGGACAATCTGGAAGACCCGTACCGCCTGTTCCGTTGCCACACCATCATGAACTGTGTCGATGTCTGTCCGAAGGAGCTGAACCCGACCTTCGCCATCGGCAAGATCAAGGAAATGATGGTCAAGCGCGCGGTCTGA
- a CDS encoding DUF3460 family protein, which translates to MYQSEFTDFINRYLEQNPQVAAERLERRAVWWDKPVDATFEQGATEAKVKQNGYYYQGYVYSGAPKKKVDL; encoded by the coding sequence ATGTATCAATCCGAATTCACCGACTTCATCAACCGCTATCTGGAACAAAATCCACAAGTGGCTGCCGAGCGCCTGGAGCGCCGCGCCGTATGGTGGGACAAGCCGGTCGATGCGACCTTTGAACAGGGCGCCACGGAAGCCAAGGTCAAGCAGAACGGCTACTATTATCAAGGCTACGTCTACAGCGGCGCACCGAAGAAAAAGGTCGACCTGTAA
- the sucC gene encoding ADP-forming succinate--CoA ligase subunit beta → MNLHEYQAKELLAKYGLPVQQGVLATNAEEAAAAFDKLGGKFAVIKAQVHAGGRGKAGGVKVVKSREEAADVARTLIGKNLVTYQTDANGQPVNSVLVCEDMYPVQRELYLGAVVDRSSRRVTFMASTEGGVEIEEVAHNTPEKILKVTVDPLVGLLPFQARDVAFALGLSGDQIGQFTKLMTGAYKAFVENDFALFEINPLAIRGDGSLCCVDAKVGIDSNALFRLPHLSSIRDKSQENERELKASEFELNYVALEGNIGCMVNGAGLAMATMDIIKLYGGQPANFLDVGGGATKERVIEAFKLILADPSVQGVLINIFGGIVRCDMIAEAIIAAVKEVNVTVPVVVRLEGNNAELGAKILDESGLKLTSAQGLADAAQKVVAAVKA, encoded by the coding sequence ATGAATCTGCATGAATATCAGGCCAAGGAACTGCTGGCCAAGTATGGCCTGCCGGTACAGCAAGGCGTTCTGGCGACCAACGCCGAAGAAGCAGCTGCCGCATTTGACAAGCTGGGTGGCAAGTTCGCCGTGATCAAGGCGCAGGTACACGCTGGCGGCCGTGGCAAGGCGGGTGGCGTGAAGGTGGTCAAGTCGCGCGAAGAAGCCGCTGACGTAGCCCGTACCCTGATCGGCAAGAACCTGGTGACCTACCAGACCGATGCCAACGGTCAGCCGGTGAACTCGGTACTGGTGTGTGAAGACATGTACCCGGTGCAGCGCGAGCTGTACCTGGGCGCGGTGGTGGACCGCTCCAGCCGCCGCGTGACCTTCATGGCCTCGACCGAAGGTGGCGTCGAGATCGAAGAAGTGGCACACAACACCCCGGAAAAAATCCTGAAGGTGACGGTGGACCCGCTGGTGGGCCTGCTGCCGTTCCAGGCACGCGATGTGGCGTTTGCGCTGGGCCTGTCCGGCGACCAGATCGGCCAGTTCACCAAGCTGATGACCGGTGCTTACAAGGCTTTCGTTGAAAACGACTTCGCCCTGTTTGAAATCAACCCGCTGGCCATCCGTGGCGATGGCAGCCTGTGCTGCGTGGATGCCAAGGTCGGCATCGACAGCAACGCGCTGTTCCGCCTGCCGCACCTCTCCTCCATCCGCGACAAGTCGCAGGAAAACGAGCGTGAGCTGAAGGCTTCCGAGTTCGAGCTGAACTACGTGGCGCTGGAAGGCAATATTGGCTGCATGGTGAACGGTGCCGGTCTGGCGATGGCCACCATGGACATCATCAAGCTGTACGGCGGCCAACCGGCCAACTTCCTGGACGTGGGCGGTGGCGCCACCAAGGAACGCGTGATTGAAGCCTTCAAGCTGATCCTGGCGGATCCGTCGGTGCAAGGCGTGCTGATCAACATCTTCGGCGGCATCGTACGCTGCGACATGATCGCAGAAGCCATCATCGCGGCGGTGAAGGAAGTCAACGTGACCGTGCCGGTGGTGGTGCGTCTGGAAGGCAACAACGCCGAACTGGGTGCCAAGATTCTGGACGAATCCGGTCTCAAGCTGACCTCTGCCCAAGGGCTGGCCGACGCCGCCCAGAAGGTGGTTGCAGCGGTCAAGGCTTAA